A region from the Cellvibrio sp. PSBB006 genome encodes:
- the accC gene encoding acetyl-CoA carboxylase biotin carboxylase subunit, which yields MFEKVLIANRGEIALRILRACKEMGIKTVAVHSQVDRNLKHVRLADESVCIGPNPSPKSYLNIPAIISAMEITDAVAVHPGYGFLAENADFAEQVQKSGFVFIGPDPDVIRMMGDKVEAIKAMKKAGVPTVPGSDGPLPADNAEQCLEIGRRIGYPVIIKAAAGGGGRGMRVVHTEAALMNSIHVTQGEAKAAFGDGTVYMEKFLQNPRHVEVQILSDGQGNAIHLGDRDCSLQRRHQKVLEEAPAPGIPEDVRQATYASCVKACVDIGYRGAGTFEFLYEDGRFYFIEMNTRIQVEHPVSEMVTGIDLIKEQIRVCAGEKLSIKQSDIVIRGHSFECRINAEDPKTFMPCPGLVKNYHAPGGLGVRVDSHLYSGYTVPPNYDSMIAKVITYGETREIALNRMRNALDETIVDGIRTNIPLQQMLVRDTEFRKGGVNIHYLEKKLAN from the coding sequence ATGTTTGAAAAAGTTCTTATCGCCAACCGCGGCGAAATTGCGCTGCGTATTCTGCGCGCCTGCAAAGAGATGGGCATCAAAACTGTCGCCGTCCATTCACAGGTAGACCGCAATTTAAAACACGTACGCCTGGCAGACGAATCTGTCTGTATTGGCCCCAATCCTTCACCCAAAAGTTATCTCAATATTCCGGCGATCATCAGCGCCATGGAGATTACCGACGCTGTAGCGGTGCATCCCGGCTATGGATTTCTGGCCGAAAATGCGGATTTTGCTGAGCAAGTGCAAAAAAGTGGTTTTGTGTTTATCGGTCCCGATCCTGACGTTATTCGTATGATGGGCGACAAGGTAGAAGCCATTAAGGCCATGAAGAAAGCCGGTGTACCCACCGTGCCAGGCTCCGACGGGCCGCTGCCAGCAGATAACGCCGAACAATGTCTGGAGATCGGCCGACGTATCGGTTATCCGGTGATCATCAAGGCAGCTGCCGGTGGTGGCGGTCGCGGCATGCGCGTCGTACACACAGAAGCAGCCCTGATGAACTCTATCCATGTTACCCAGGGTGAAGCCAAAGCTGCTTTTGGCGATGGCACCGTGTACATGGAAAAATTCCTGCAAAATCCGCGTCACGTCGAAGTCCAGATCCTGTCCGATGGCCAAGGCAATGCCATTCACCTGGGTGATCGTGACTGCTCTTTGCAACGCCGCCACCAAAAAGTATTGGAAGAGGCACCGGCTCCCGGAATCCCTGAAGATGTACGCCAGGCTACTTACGCATCCTGTGTAAAAGCGTGTGTGGACATTGGGTATCGCGGGGCAGGTACTTTCGAATTCCTGTATGAAGACGGCCGTTTTTACTTCATCGAGATGAACACCCGTATTCAGGTAGAACACCCGGTATCCGAAATGGTGACCGGCATCGACTTGATCAAAGAACAGATTCGCGTTTGTGCGGGTGAAAAACTGTCGATCAAGCAATCCGATATCGTGATTCGCGGCCATTCCTTTGAATGTCGTATCAATGCGGAAGACCCCAAAACCTTTATGCCCTGCCCCGGCCTGGTTAAAAACTACCATGCCCCCGGCGGCTTGGGCGTTCGGGTTGACTCTCATCTTTACAGTGGTTACACCGTTCCGCCCAACTACGATTCCATGATCGCCAAGGTCATCACCTACGGTGAAACCCGCGAGATTGCCCTGAACCGTATGCGCAACGCTCTGGACGAAACCATTGTTGATGGCATTCGCACCAATATCCCCCTGCAACAAATGCTGGTGCGCGATACGGAATTCCGCAAAGGTGGTGTCAACATCCATTACCTTGAGAAGAAACTCGCCAATTAA
- the accB gene encoding acetyl-CoA carboxylase biotin carboxyl carrier protein, with protein sequence MDIRKIKKLIELLEESDIGELEIKEGEESVRISRNYSGQPQYIAAPMQAAYAPQPAAPAAAPVSAPAANNDAPAKASYDGHVVKSPMVGTFYRSPSPGSPAFAEVGKHVKVGDVICIIEAMKMMNQIEADKAGVIEAILVGDGEPVEFDQPLVTIV encoded by the coding sequence ATGGATATTCGCAAAATTAAAAAATTGATCGAACTGCTGGAAGAATCCGATATCGGTGAGCTGGAGATCAAAGAAGGCGAAGAATCAGTACGTATCAGCCGTAACTACTCAGGTCAGCCGCAGTACATCGCAGCACCAATGCAAGCCGCTTATGCGCCGCAACCGGCCGCGCCCGCCGCTGCACCGGTTTCAGCACCCGCCGCTAACAATGATGCTCCCGCCAAGGCCTCATATGATGGCCATGTTGTGAAATCGCCCATGGTCGGCACCTTTTATCGTTCACCGAGCCCAGGCTCTCCAGCTTTTGCAGAAGTAGGTAAACACGTCAAAGTGGGCGATGTGATTTGTATTATCGAAGCCATGAAGATGATGAACCAGATCGAAGCCGACAAAGCCGGCGTAATTGAAGCCATTCTGGTTGGCGATGGTGAACCGGTCGAGTTTGACCAACCGCTCGTGACAATCGTTTAA
- the aroQ gene encoding type II 3-dehydroquinate dehydratase yields MATILVLHGPNLNLLGLREPGIYGAATLDSINQQLSQLCHDAGHHLLTLQSNAEYELIERIHDARKEGVDFILINPAAFTHTSVALRDALLAVDIPFIEVHLSNVHKREGFRHHSYFSDVAQGVICGFGATSYELALRAAFQLLKH; encoded by the coding sequence ATGGCTACCATTCTGGTACTTCACGGCCCCAACCTTAACCTGCTCGGATTGCGCGAGCCGGGGATTTACGGAGCGGCAACGCTGGATTCCATCAACCAGCAACTCTCCCAGTTGTGCCATGACGCAGGCCACCACCTCCTGACTCTGCAAAGCAATGCGGAATACGAGCTGATCGAACGCATCCACGATGCCCGTAAAGAAGGTGTGGATTTTATCCTGATCAATCCTGCGGCCTTTACCCACACGAGCGTTGCACTGCGCGATGCGCTCCTCGCCGTCGATATCCCATTTATTGAGGTACACCTATCGAATGTCCACAAACGTGAGGGATTCCGGCATCACTCTTACTTTTCCGATGTCGCCCAGGGCGTCATCTGCGGCTTCGGTGCAACCAGTTATGAACTGGCGTTGCGCGCGGCCTTTCAATTGCTAAAGCATTAA
- a CDS encoding protein-disulfide reductase DsbD: MPALVTLPHPARFLAYLALMFSCLLFASTSQAQDIFDTPKQSGLDTSILAPDDEFLLVTEAFQLQAHVEDNQLVLEWAIAPAYYLYEERFKLSASNGIALTPQFGTGITKYDEFFAKDMTVFYDKAVLTVDLPPDTAPFNLQVESQGCADAGLCYPPYTDYLQVDPGNNQVVILPPPEDPLLVETPPTATTAEVPASLIKIMLFAILGGIILNLMPCVFPVLSIKVMSLAQADRDRLPLHGWVYTAGIVVCFVAFAGALLLARAGGEAIGWGFQLQSPLLIAALTYLFFVMGLSMSGLINIGTRWMGAGQSLTQKSGLSGSFFTGVLAAVVASPCTAPFMGAALGFALTQPAIVCLAIFAALGLGMALPLLLLCYIPALANRLPKPGVWMENLKEFLAFPLYLTAVWLLWVLGRQAGVDASMIVAAGAVAIAFGCWLLNRSAQGAWQWLRRALIAAAWIGALVLPWQMIGQATEPSRWQAYSPERLQQLRASGTPVFVNLTADWCLTCLANERLTLHTEEVEQAFDDYQVVTLKGDWTNRDPQITALLTEYGRSGVPLYLWFPAETSGKAEILPQLLTPGRLIESISGQKTAFNN; the protein is encoded by the coding sequence ATGCCTGCTCTCGTGACCTTGCCCCATCCTGCCCGCTTCCTGGCTTATCTTGCCCTGATGTTCAGCTGCCTGCTATTTGCGTCAACAAGCCAGGCTCAGGATATTTTTGACACCCCCAAACAAAGCGGCCTGGATACCAGCATTCTCGCTCCCGACGATGAATTTCTGTTAGTAACTGAAGCCTTTCAACTGCAAGCACATGTTGAAGATAACCAGCTTGTACTGGAGTGGGCCATTGCGCCGGCTTACTACTTATATGAAGAACGCTTCAAACTGAGTGCCAGCAATGGCATCGCCCTGACACCCCAATTCGGCACAGGCATCACCAAGTACGATGAGTTCTTCGCCAAAGACATGACCGTGTTTTACGACAAGGCGGTACTGACAGTCGACCTGCCACCCGATACAGCCCCCTTTAATTTGCAAGTGGAGTCCCAGGGGTGTGCTGACGCGGGTTTGTGCTATCCGCCCTATACAGACTACCTGCAGGTTGACCCGGGAAATAATCAGGTCGTGATCCTGCCACCGCCGGAAGATCCATTGCTTGTAGAAACCCCGCCAACTGCAACAACAGCAGAAGTGCCGGCGTCACTGATCAAGATCATGCTCTTCGCCATCCTCGGTGGCATCATCCTGAACCTGATGCCCTGTGTTTTTCCAGTATTGTCTATCAAGGTCATGAGCCTGGCACAGGCGGATCGCGACCGCCTGCCCCTGCACGGCTGGGTTTATACCGCTGGCATCGTGGTGTGTTTTGTGGCCTTCGCCGGCGCATTACTGTTGGCCAGAGCCGGCGGTGAAGCCATTGGATGGGGGTTTCAGTTGCAATCCCCGCTGCTGATCGCCGCTCTGACCTATCTGTTTTTTGTGATGGGGCTGAGCATGTCGGGGCTGATCAATATCGGCACCCGTTGGATGGGAGCCGGACAATCTCTGACCCAGAAATCCGGCCTGAGCGGTTCTTTTTTCACCGGCGTATTGGCCGCTGTTGTGGCCAGCCCCTGCACGGCGCCTTTTATGGGCGCCGCACTGGGATTTGCCTTAACCCAGCCCGCCATCGTTTGCCTCGCCATCTTTGCCGCCTTAGGGCTGGGCATGGCGCTACCCCTGTTATTACTGTGTTATATACCCGCCCTCGCCAATCGCTTACCAAAACCCGGCGTCTGGATGGAAAACCTGAAAGAATTTCTCGCATTTCCCCTCTACCTCACAGCGGTCTGGTTGCTGTGGGTATTGGGTCGTCAGGCGGGTGTCGATGCCAGCATGATCGTCGCCGCCGGCGCAGTAGCTATCGCATTTGGTTGCTGGCTGCTTAATCGCTCAGCTCAGGGTGCCTGGCAATGGTTACGCCGCGCCCTGATCGCTGCCGCCTGGATTGGCGCGCTTGTTTTGCCCTGGCAGATGATCGGGCAAGCCACCGAACCTTCACGTTGGCAGGCGTACTCACCGGAGCGCTTGCAGCAATTGCGCGCGTCGGGAACACCGGTATTCGTCAACCTCACCGCAGACTGGTGCCTGACCTGCCTCGCCAACGAGCGCTTGACCCTCCACACCGAAGAAGTAGAACAAGCGTTCGACGATTATCAGGTCGTCACCCTGAAAGGCGATTGGACCAATCGCGATCCGCAAATTACCGCCTTGTTAACCGAATATGGCCGCAGTGGCGTCCCTCTCTACTTGTGGTTTCCCGCTGAAACTAGCGGTAAAGCAGAGATTTTGCCGCAATTATTAACACCTGGGCGCCTGATTGAATCAATAAGTGGCCAGAAAACAGCTTTTAACAACTAA
- a CDS encoding M48 family metallopeptidase has product MRKVMCQLFVVSVLSTVLGACQTSPKPAPKKPAPAAVVPEPRPAPKPVNTREQSIKRLLADAEYALSQNQLLMPLNDNAHDRYHAVLLMDPDNSEAKTGLQAITLRYLELARSAAARSRYAEAQGHLKNARDLDPKNPLVEEFAVILRKEIANQKPPAPYKPGPDERMIDARALSAKSPEVIAQLGELAQVARESGDLVMIHARNDAEGRWIYQQMRDAVPGFLLRGDIRITQQPRIKFVPRLQ; this is encoded by the coding sequence ATGCGTAAAGTGATGTGTCAGTTATTTGTTGTCAGTGTGTTATCCACGGTATTGGGGGCTTGCCAGACATCTCCCAAGCCTGCACCCAAAAAACCGGCTCCGGCGGCTGTCGTTCCCGAGCCCCGCCCGGCACCCAAGCCGGTTAATACCCGCGAGCAAAGCATCAAGCGTTTGCTCGCAGATGCGGAGTATGCGTTAAGTCAAAACCAGTTGTTGATGCCGCTCAATGACAACGCCCACGATCGCTACCACGCCGTGTTGTTGATGGACCCCGACAACAGTGAAGCGAAAACCGGTTTGCAGGCGATTACCCTGCGCTATCTGGAGTTGGCCCGCAGTGCAGCAGCGCGCAGTCGTTATGCTGAAGCACAGGGACATTTGAAAAACGCCCGCGATCTGGACCCGAAAAACCCGTTGGTAGAAGAGTTTGCAGTCATTCTGCGCAAAGAGATTGCCAACCAGAAACCACCCGCCCCCTACAAGCCGGGGCCGGACGAGCGCATGATTGATGCCAGGGCGCTATCGGCAAAAAGCCCGGAGGTTATCGCGCAACTGGGTGAGTTGGCGCAGGTGGCGCGGGAAAGCGGTGATCTGGTTATGATTCACGCGCGCAATGATGCCGAAGGGCGTTGGATATACCAACAGATGCGCGATGCAGTGCCGGGCTTTTTATTGCGTGGTGATATCAGGATCACCCAGCAGCCGCGCATTAAATTTGTACCGCGCCTGCAATAA
- a CDS encoding copper chaperone PCu(A)C — MLNTMHRIFVLTLFFVVGSAFAGQPEPATVPAEVASTQSALVKVATQVRVDGAYINVPVPGTKNTAAYFTLRNLSDKPISLVSVEVDVAQRAELHSHTTKDGMMQMRREEQILIPAQSSVAFASGSYHVMLFDLQRSIQTGEELQLLLTFADGKQLVATAKVKSIFDKAHHH; from the coding sequence ATGCTCAACACCATGCACCGTATTTTTGTTCTTACCTTATTTTTTGTGGTCGGATCGGCTTTTGCTGGTCAACCTGAACCGGCCACTGTTCCTGCCGAGGTTGCCAGCACTCAATCTGCTCTCGTCAAGGTCGCCACGCAGGTTCGCGTGGACGGGGCTTATATCAACGTCCCGGTGCCCGGAACCAAAAATACCGCCGCATACTTTACCCTGCGCAACCTGTCGGATAAGCCCATCAGTCTGGTGTCGGTGGAAGTCGATGTGGCGCAGCGGGCAGAGTTGCACAGCCACACCACCAAGGATGGGATGATGCAAATGCGTCGCGAAGAACAGATCCTGATTCCGGCGCAATCCAGCGTGGCTTTTGCTTCTGGTTCCTACCATGTCATGCTGTTCGATCTGCAACGCAGCATCCAAACCGGTGAGGAGCTACAATTGTTATTAACCTTTGCTGACGGTAAACAGCTGGTCGCCACAGCAAAGGTGAAAAGTATTTTTGATAAGGCACATCATCATTAA
- a CDS encoding DUF2333 family protein codes for MALPKFKNLWVRGVRKARDGYSDTQEDIAGSSLWFRVALIVMVIYLLIAVAVGIYWSLSPGLFDVRANAQQELAGEQQTLVNGTVTTATLIRVAETLWDKPGGYLSNDIMPPGLWLDDMPNWEYGVLIQVRDMSKAMREAFSRSQSQSREDKDLILAEPRFNFDNASWIFPASESQYQEGADYLRRYLQRLADDNPQDAQFFARADNLNYWLSTVETRLGNLSQRLSASVGQQRLNTDLPGVAPATHSFDDGVVKTPWNELDDVFFEARGSAWALIHMLKAVEIDFADVLEKKNARVSVQQIIRELEATQQTLFSPIVLNGSGFGMLANHSLVMASYISRANAAIIDLRRLLAQG; via the coding sequence ATGGCATTACCGAAGTTTAAAAATTTATGGGTGCGTGGTGTACGCAAGGCGCGCGACGGGTATTCCGATACGCAGGAAGATATTGCCGGCAGCAGTCTGTGGTTTCGGGTGGCGCTGATTGTAATGGTGATTTATCTGCTGATTGCCGTTGCCGTTGGCATTTACTGGAGTTTGTCCCCCGGTCTGTTTGACGTTCGCGCTAATGCACAACAGGAATTAGCCGGTGAGCAACAGACACTGGTAAACGGCACAGTTACCACGGCGACCCTGATTCGTGTCGCCGAGACGCTCTGGGACAAACCGGGCGGTTATCTTTCCAATGACATCATGCCGCCGGGTTTATGGCTGGACGATATGCCTAACTGGGAATACGGGGTATTGATCCAGGTGCGCGATATGAGCAAGGCCATGCGCGAAGCCTTCAGTCGTTCGCAGTCCCAATCCCGCGAAGACAAAGATCTGATCCTGGCTGAACCGCGTTTTAATTTTGATAACGCGAGCTGGATATTTCCGGCATCGGAATCCCAATATCAGGAGGGGGCAGATTATCTGCGTCGCTACCTGCAGCGGCTGGCGGACGATAACCCACAGGATGCGCAGTTTTTTGCGCGTGCGGATAATTTGAATTATTGGTTATCAACGGTTGAGACGCGTTTGGGTAATTTGTCCCAGCGGCTGAGTGCCAGCGTTGGGCAGCAGCGCCTGAATACTGACCTGCCGGGTGTTGCTCCCGCAACGCATTCATTCGATGACGGCGTCGTAAAAACGCCCTGGAACGAATTGGATGATGTGTTTTTTGAAGCACGCGGATCGGCCTGGGCCTTGATTCATATGCTTAAAGCGGTGGAGATAGATTTTGCCGATGTGCTGGAAAAGAAAAACGCTCGGGTCAGCGTGCAACAGATTATTCGCGAGCTGGAGGCGACGCAACAGACGCTGTTCAGCCCGATAGTCTTGAACGGTAGTGGCTTTGGTATGCTCGCCAATCACTCGCTGGTTATGGCTTCTTATATCTCCCGCGCCAACGCGGCCATCATTGATCTGCGGCGTCTACTCGCCCAAGGGTAA
- a CDS encoding SH3 domain-containing protein — translation MRLLMMLVGLSFGVLGATQALADSADSAKEPLWLEVIDPYVEMHSGPGRGYPVFYVIEQGERVDVITRRPGWYEVRTQDGKTGWTTAAQISRTIQTTGEPADLPTVSYGDYLKNSWRAGFNTGQFSSGELQSSELFSATVGYRPLGWLGVELEAGKIFGTDIKGDFYGANLVVEPFSDWRISPTVLIGRGVMKIDSQPKLVPLQIDDSDFNHYGLGFNYYLGRNFLFKGEYRSYSVSTDDNNVSLEAWTIGFNSFF, via the coding sequence ATGCGATTGTTAATGATGTTAGTGGGCCTTTCCTTTGGGGTTCTGGGCGCAACGCAAGCATTGGCGGACTCTGCTGACTCTGCTAAAGAACCGTTATGGCTTGAAGTGATTGATCCCTATGTTGAGATGCACAGTGGACCGGGACGCGGTTATCCGGTGTTCTATGTCATCGAGCAGGGAGAGCGGGTTGACGTGATCACCCGGCGCCCGGGCTGGTATGAGGTGCGCACCCAGGACGGCAAAACCGGCTGGACCACGGCCGCACAAATTTCCCGCACGATCCAAACCACCGGCGAGCCTGCCGATCTACCCACCGTCAGCTATGGTGATTACCTGAAGAACAGTTGGCGTGCCGGTTTTAATACCGGGCAATTTTCCAGTGGGGAATTGCAAAGCAGCGAATTGTTCAGTGCAACGGTTGGCTACCGCCCGTTGGGGTGGCTGGGTGTTGAGCTGGAGGCGGGAAAAATTTTTGGTACGGATATCAAGGGTGATTTCTACGGTGCGAATCTGGTGGTGGAGCCTTTCTCGGATTGGCGTATATCTCCTACGGTATTGATTGGGCGCGGTGTGATGAAGATTGATTCGCAACCCAAGCTGGTGCCGCTGCAAATCGATGACTCAGACTTTAATCATTATGGTCTGGGGTTTAATTACTACCTGGGCAGAAACTTTCTGTTCAAGGGCGAGTATCGCTCTTACTCCGTTTCCACTGATGATAACAATGTGAGTCTAGAAGCATGGACAATAGGTTTCAATTCGTTCTTTTAA
- a CDS encoding outer membrane beta-barrel domain-containing protein: MKAATLAAAMCIAPAVFADESVTTDISDINNEVFELGVFAGIINIEDFGSEFVPGISATFRASEDFFIQYNYLQTDVSASSYENNQGKLFDGDDRTFKHYDLLIGYNLFQGEFFPSPPKANLSSLYVVGGVGDTEFGGESSLTYTVGIGYQVALTRRIGLHFDFRDYIYRSTLVSDEKRTVGAAQISSGVKFLF; encoded by the coding sequence ATGAAGGCTGCAACCCTGGCTGCTGCTATGTGCATTGCGCCGGCAGTTTTTGCGGATGAGTCGGTAACGACTGATATCTCGGACATCAATAACGAAGTGTTTGAGTTGGGTGTTTTTGCCGGCATCATCAATATTGAGGATTTTGGCAGCGAGTTTGTGCCGGGTATCAGTGCTACCTTCCGTGCGTCGGAAGATTTTTTTATTCAGTACAATTACCTGCAAACGGATGTATCGGCTTCGTCCTATGAAAACAATCAGGGTAAATTGTTTGATGGCGATGACCGGACATTTAAGCATTACGACTTATTGATTGGTTATAACTTGTTTCAGGGGGAGTTTTTCCCTTCGCCACCTAAGGCGAATCTGTCGAGCCTTTATGTGGTGGGTGGTGTGGGTGATACGGAGTTTGGTGGGGAGTCCAGTCTGACGTATACGGTGGGGATTGGTTATCAGGTTGCGCTGACCCGTCGTATTGGGTTGCACTTTGATTTCCGGGATTATATTTACCGGTCGACGTTGGTGTCTGATGAGAAACGCACTGTGGGTGCTGCGCAGATATCTTCTGGTGTGAAATTTTTGTTTTGA
- a CDS encoding outer membrane beta-barrel domain-containing protein, with product MSRSFKILACLLSLGTAAHTYGNDDNQPVTVIDPDKNMPNIQAAAIDTEKFELGAYVGLLSVEDFNTNPVTGISFTYHINRKFIAQANYGVSTVGKAAFEEVAGGNFLADGDYDFEYVNLLAGYNLLDGRSFLGKRHKFNSAIYLLAGVADVSFAANDKTGMVIGASYRAVITDWMTINLDLRDTIVDREFLGDNKKTNNTEMLIGVNALF from the coding sequence ATGTCACGCTCCTTTAAGATTCTGGCTTGTCTTTTGAGCTTGGGGACTGCCGCTCACACCTACGGCAACGACGACAATCAACCCGTCACGGTTATCGATCCAGACAAGAACATGCCAAACATCCAGGCTGCGGCCATTGATACCGAAAAATTTGAATTGGGTGCTTACGTTGGCCTTTTGTCGGTCGAAGACTTCAATACCAACCCGGTAACCGGCATCTCCTTTACCTACCATATCAACCGCAAATTTATTGCCCAGGCAAACTACGGTGTATCGACAGTCGGCAAAGCCGCGTTTGAAGAAGTAGCCGGCGGTAATTTTCTGGCCGACGGTGATTATGATTTTGAATACGTCAACCTGCTTGCCGGATACAACCTGCTGGACGGCCGCTCCTTCCTGGGCAAACGCCACAAATTTAACTCCGCCATCTACCTGTTAGCCGGCGTTGCCGACGTGAGCTTTGCCGCTAACGACAAAACCGGCATGGTGATTGGAGCTAGCTACCGCGCCGTTATAACCGACTGGATGACAATCAACCTGGACCTGCGCGACACCATCGTTGACCGGGAATTTTTGGGTGATAATAAAAAGACCAACAACACCGAAATGTTGATTGGTGTAAATGCGTTATTTTAG
- a CDS encoding AraC family transcriptional regulator produces MGIRLMANNYLVRRMSTGCLMAALLFMSLPLLAAEQPADPKWTTTTAGKKTDTTSENDSAATQDASIEVNRVSKNIQQLKQQVIDLNKDLRLMEEKLLFPSSTKYSVFVSMSSGQFFSLESIKLKLDGKLVATHLYSEKQRQALIRGGIHKFYITNLNEGQHTATIFFTGVGPNGRAYKRASTIDFEKGPAGEYLEVAISDDSVTQEPVFGIKQW; encoded by the coding sequence ATGGGTATACGACTTATGGCCAACAACTATCTGGTAAGAAGAATGTCGACGGGCTGTCTGATGGCCGCGTTGCTGTTTATGTCTCTGCCGCTGCTCGCTGCCGAGCAGCCTGCCGATCCCAAGTGGACCACGACCACAGCAGGAAAAAAAACCGATACCACGAGCGAGAATGACTCCGCAGCCACGCAGGATGCGAGTATTGAGGTAAACCGGGTTTCCAAAAATATTCAACAGTTGAAGCAGCAGGTTATTGATCTTAATAAAGATTTGCGGCTGATGGAGGAAAAATTACTCTTTCCTTCAAGCACCAAATATTCCGTTTTTGTCTCCATGAGTTCCGGTCAGTTCTTTTCGTTGGAGAGTATCAAACTCAAGCTGGATGGCAAGTTGGTGGCTACGCATCTCTACTCCGAGAAGCAGCGCCAGGCGTTGATTCGCGGCGGCATCCACAAATTTTATATTACGAATTTGAATGAAGGTCAGCATACGGCAACGATATTTTTTACCGGTGTAGGGCCAAATGGGCGTGCGTACAAACGCGCGTCGACCATTGATTTTGAGAAGGGTCCGGCTGGGGAATACCTGGAAGTCGCCATCAGTGACGACAGCGTTACACAAGAACCAGTCTTTGGAATCAAACAGTGGTAA